The Niallia sp. Man26 genomic sequence TGAACGTTTAGAAACCATGCTCCCTCAAATGCCGGATTATGTACAAGAGTATATGCGGTCTAAACGAAGAGCAAAATATTCTCCCTCTTCTCTATTAGGATATGTACATGAATATTTAAAGTTTTTTAACTGGCTCCTTTCAGAGGGTGTGGCTGATTATAAAGATATAAAATCGATTCCCTATTCTGTTTTAGAGACACTTTCAAAAGAAACTGTTGAACTATATAGAGAGCACATAGAAAACGAAGATATTAGAACAGAAAAGGAAAAAACCAAGTCTCCCCCTGCCCCAGTTCGTCGCAGGAGCAAAGATGCAGTAGATCGCAATATAAACGCATTAAAATCCCTCTTCAGCTACTTAACCACAGAGACGGAAAATGAAGATGGAGAATGTTATTTTTATCGAAATGTCTTTAGTAAAATTAAGCAACGTAAAGAACAAGAAACTGCCAGTCGTCGAGCTGCTAAGATAAGTTCAAAGGTGATTAAATCGAATGAAATTAGTGACTTTATTCAATACTTGAAATTTGATTATGAAAAAGTCCTAGAAGCTACGAGTGCTAAGATGTACAAAGCTTACTTAAAGCAAAAAGAAAGAGATGTAGCAATGATCTCCCTTCTCTTAGGAAGCGGAATACGGGTATCAGAGCTTGCTAGTTTAACTCTACAAGATATTAATTTTCATACAAGAGAAATAGATATCATCCGTAAAGGTAATAAGGAAGATACGGTGCTTGTTCTACAAGCTGCACTTGAGGAGTTAAAAGCCTATCTGAGAGTCCGACAAGAAAGGTTTAACACAAAGGAATCAGATATTTATGTATTTGTGAGTAAATACAAAGGCATGGTGCAACCTCTCTCCGTTAGGTCTATACAGACCCTAGTTAGTAAATATACGAAGGAATTTTATGACCAGAATGAATTTAGTACCGGTAAAGGTTTAAGTCCTCATAAGATGAGGCATTCCTTTGCGAATGATTGGATTCTTCAAGGTGGAGATATTATTACACTTAGAGACCAATTGGGACACAGCAGCATTGAAACAACTTCAAAGTATACAAACCTCTCAAGGGATGAAGGTAAAAAGATTATTGAGAAGATGGAAGAAAATCGAAATAAATAACCTCTTCTCTCTTTCCAAGTATATTTTTAAACAGTAATTTAAAGATCGGAGAAATATAATGAGCCAAATATCATTCGATGAATTGTTCCAGGAAGAAAAAAAGCAGGAAAACACAATAAGCGATATTCCCTCTCCCCTACAAAATGATATTTTAGAGTTAATTCGTAAAGGGGAAACAAGTGCTTTATCCATATGTGAGCATCTTATTAAACTAGGAAAATACTCTAATGAACGATTTTCTACAAACAAACCGAAAGCCTATGGAAAGGTTTGCTTAGTCTTAGACAAAATGACCAGAAACGGTCTATTGGTTTTTGTTGAAGACATTGATAAAAAGGATAGAATCTACAAACTGAATAGTTAACATAGGAGGTAGTTTTGTTTTTATGTCAAATATATTCAAATTTATAGAGGTTACTATGAACGATGGAGAGAAAGGATTTCTTTTGAAAAACTCTTCGGATTTAA encodes the following:
- the xerS gene encoding tyrosine recombinase XerS, which codes for MPIESRQRIIHDERLETMLPQMPDYVQEYMRSKRRAKYSPSSLLGYVHEYLKFFNWLLSEGVADYKDIKSIPYSVLETLSKETVELYREHIENEDIRTEKEKTKSPPAPVRRRSKDAVDRNINALKSLFSYLTTETENEDGECYFYRNVFSKIKQRKEQETASRRAAKISSKVIKSNEISDFIQYLKFDYEKVLEATSAKMYKAYLKQKERDVAMISLLLGSGIRVSELASLTLQDINFHTREIDIIRKGNKEDTVLVLQAALEELKAYLRVRQERFNTKESDIYVFVSKYKGMVQPLSVRSIQTLVSKYTKEFYDQNEFSTGKGLSPHKMRHSFANDWILQGGDIITLRDQLGHSSIETTSKYTNLSRDEGKKIIEKMEENRNK
- a CDS encoding DUF3895 domain-containing protein; the protein is MSQISFDELFQEEKKQENTISDIPSPLQNDILELIRKGETSALSICEHLIKLGKYSNERFSTNKPKAYGKVCLVLDKMTRNGLLVFVEDIDKKDRIYKLNS